Part of the Mytilus edulis chromosome 9, xbMytEdul2.2, whole genome shotgun sequence genome, GACGAAGTTTACACTGCTGCTCTAATTTTAACACTGGAAAATGAACTCTTATTCGAACCTTTCCTGCAACCATTGAGACACTATCAAACCTTTTAAATAAAGCCTTTCTTTGGCCAAGTTTTACACCAACTGTCGAAGAAATCCGTCTAATtatcatgttaatttttttttcatgattatgattatgcaatatttgttttccttAAATATAACAAGTCACGATTGTCATCTAGAATCATGATTTTTATCCCTGTGGTTTTTTTATCGTCTTTGTGCTCATGTGATAGATTGCTCGACTGCCAGGTGTCGAGGTCTCGATCACAGTTTAGggatttgattttaaaaacatgCATGACCTAGACAAATGCCACGAAGTTGATGAACAATATTAAGCTAACGAACTATGACCTAAAATTCACATGTAGTAGAAGTAGTACATGTATGTAGTTTTCGataattcaaaaacaaaacttgaaaaaagTTTACTGCTTATtgttgtcaacgtatatttgttcagTGGAAACTTTATTATAAACGATGTCATAATACCTGTACCTGATGGACcaaatattctatactatttattccgttaggaacatctACTGTAATATTAATTTCTGTGGAagtaatattccagaatattttttccatttggaactgatattatgaaggaacttctatacCGTGACAATTGTAAGCTACACATTAATATTAGACTTTTTCATACGCATCCAAATCAATAATTATTTGAAATGTCTTTCATTTTGATTTGCTTTACCAGGTTGGTATAGAAGGTGAAAAGTTCATAATGGTATATGAGCCTGAAGCTGCATCCATTTATGCAAGACTCCTCCCTGTTGATAAGTTAGTTGGAGAAAATGGTACAGTCATACTGAAAGCATTCGATCCGGGTCGAAAATTTATTGTTGTTGATGCTGGCGGTAATCTTATGaaattaaactatattttttttatgtctcacGGGTCGCGTCGTAGGAAGTATGATAACTGTTTAAAATGATCTAAATGAGTCAAAGGTCAATATCTCAGTTTTTTTCTATAAACTAAAATTTGAATAAAGTACTAATTTTCGGATGATATTTGTTAACTTTTTACCGAATTCTGTATGATTTTGTCCCAAAGAGTGAAGAAGACCCGTACTGGCTTTGATGTCACTATAACAAAGGTCTAGGTCAAAGATTTTATCTATAGACTGACATTCAGACCATATGTTGGTTTAAGGTGGCTTAACTTTTAGGTCACAGGTTAAAAGAAAAGGTCATAGTACCTAGATTTATAATCAGATTTGGAGAAAGTTTATTTCAGTCAATGTCTTTAGATCTTCACCAATCTTTTGAGGATAATGTAACACGTGGTTAAatgaatgagttttttttttaaaataggagAATTTCATGCCATAGATAACTGAATTAAGATTTATCTCGTGTATAACATGGACCAATATAATTTACAATGACATCGGACAGACTTTTCTCCAGCAGGTACATGTCGCCAGTACAGtcatgaattttaatgtgcgtattgttatgcgtttacttttgtACATTGGTTAGATGTAtcgggggagggttgagatctcacaaacatgtttaaccccgccgcattttgcgcctgtcccaagtcaggagcctctggcctttgttattcttgtactattttaattttagtttctggtgtacaatttggaaattagtatggcgttcattatcactggactagtatatatttgtgtaggggccagccgaaggacgcctccgggtgtgtgaatttctcgctacattgaagacctgttggtgaccgtctgctgttgtttttttatttagtcgggttgttgtctctttgacacattccccatttccattctcaattttatcactgGTGATTCGATGGATGAAATCTGTCATAGATTtttcactggttcagacgtacatatagatataaataagtCAAGAAATTTGCACAACGGTGCAATacatgatacatatatatatataatgctaggcggtgttgtcgtagaagttaggaATAAAAAGTACATGTTCCAGCCCtggcgccggggaggaagttacgaataaaatctactctaacatcgttaggttgattttctaggcactttatatatatatctgtaaatatctggtgtacaaaaaaaatatatattgacaccttatgtttgtggcataacatggTGGcaacaagttaattgttttctgtttagtattaaatttatattaaaattcatttggttaaccttgtgatcaattttatttggcaatcgccaatgccagtcagcagggttaaagaacaccagttgttcgacctgttagtcaaatgcgttttgtttaaatacaatttttcacttttttggtcttttggaaaatgttgtttgtgctgtatttagacccttcttcaacgaaatttgttttacattaacacgtataaaaattgcgttttttatccaacgcaatcgtaggtttgaacgtagttttcaatttagactcgtatatatatatatatatatatatatatatatatatacaagtctacaTCGAAATCAACGTTTAAATCTATGATTacgttggataaaaaaaaacacaattttgataAGTtttcatgcaaaacaaatttgtTGGTAGAGAAGTAtgaaaacagcacaaacaacattttccgaaAGACCAAAAAGGTGAAAAagcatattttaacaaaacgcattggACTTACAGGtagaacaactgatgttcttaaaccctgctgactgccattgacgatggCCAattaaattgatcacaagatgtaacaaaatggatttttatactatattatatataatatatatatataacataagtgcctataaatagcagcacatgacatacaaatctaagggagtgtggattaatcagtacagagattaattcaattacacaaataaaattatagattgcctaacaatgtaattttaacacactatttagtatgtaaatataagaatgtttaaaatatttacaaaatgatgaaaataaacgcaatatttcgctagaccaactagctttatcaagcgtgcatctatccaggtgaaatgtAGATGCACGcttggatagatgcacgcttagtaaagctagttggtctagcgaaatattgcgtttattttcatcattttgtaaatattttaaacattcttatatttacatactaaatagtgtgttaaaattacattgttaggcaatatatatataacatatatatatatattatattcatacATTTACCTTATTCTTTACTACAGTCTGTCTAGTTCTAcgtttgatacgtttccctcagttttagtttgtaacccggatttgttttttctctatcgattaatgaattttgaattactactgttacctttatctATGAGTACatcttttataactttttattttatgcTATAGGTGGTACCGTAGATATTTCTGCTCAACAAGTTTTAGAGAACGGCGAGCTCAAAATAATTCACAGAGAATGCGGTGGCCCATGGGGCGGCGAATGCATAAACAAACAATTCGTAAATATGCTTAAAGAACTTTTCGGAAAGGAAGTTATGAATCAGTTTAAAAGCAACAACGGAGATGATTTCTTACAATTACTGAGagattttgaagtaaaaaaaaaaatgtttaaagttgaAGACGAGGAATCACTTACCATTCGCATGGCCTTAAGTCTGATTGAATTGTTCCTTGATATTGAACACTTAGACGTTCCAACAGCAATTGCAAGATCGAGATTTAATGAAAATTTGCGACTAAAAAGAGACAAACTATATATTGCAGGATCTTTAGTTGAAACTTTTTTTACTGAGACTATTCAAATGATCATTGATGAAGTATTATCCATATTGAAACATGAAAGATGTTCTGATGTTAGTGCAATAATGTTGGCAGGTGGTTTTTCAGAGGCCGACATATTACAAAATGCCATTAAAAAGCAATTCCAATCATTGGAAGTGTTTATACCAACAGATGGAGCTCTTGCTGTGTTGAAAGGAGCTGTTATATATGGACACAATCCCAGTATAGTATCAATGAGGGTATGCTATCATACCTATGGCATTCATGTTGAAAAGGAATTCGACTCGAGTATTCATGatccaaaaaagaaaattaaccaCGACGGAATAATGCGGTGTGCTAATATCTTTGAAGTTCTATTTGAAATGGATCAAGAAGTACATATTGGACAAACTAGAAGTAAAGATCTCAGAGAAACATTTTATTCTGAAGATAGACAACAAATGAGATATGATCCAATAATATACCCATTTGTAATCAGTACTAACAAACATCCATTCTACACTACAGATGACGGTTGCATGGAACATGGATCCATAATTGTCTCTCCACCAAATGGAATGTGGCCAAAAATTGTCAATAGCAAAATACTACTTAAAATTGGTGGGACAGAGCTGGTCGGAACGTGTGTAGATAAAGAAACAATGAAAGAAACGTCCGTTAGATTTGAATTTTTACCGTCAATCCATAAAAATCCAGAGAGAAAAAGGTTGTTTGATCCGTTCTATCTAGACATTTAACATTGAATTAACATTGATTAAAACTTGTCAGTAATTCTAATTCAAAAATGgtattataaatttttttttcagtcttaGCCAATATTTTAGATTGCACCAACATAGTACAGATGCAATGGTAAATCGATTTCAGCGAAAACGAAAAAGCTCGGGAAGATATAAGACGTAGAGGAATTCAGTAACATGATACAGTTATAACTATTTTGTGTattgtgtatttgttttattaGCACACAATGTGTGCATAATTAAATACTCATAACATATAGTTCATAAGTTATATACTAGATAACTAGCATTAATTTCAGTTgaataaataaagtaaaacacAACTATGACActtattgtctttttcattttaagccatggcgttgtcagtttattttcgatatatgagtttgactctccctttggtatctttcgtccctcttttattccaATTGATCAAAACAGCAAAGTTATGTAAATAAAGCACAAAAGTTTCATATAGCTAAGACTTAGTTCTTTTATGCAACCAGTAATCTCTCTTACAAATAGCAGGTATAcaaattcattattttatatGTTATTGTAGTAATATACAAATAAAGCCTTTAGGTagcctttctcaattttaaaggtAAATTTGATTAACAATGTTATATAACAGTTTAAATTATTATTGGAGTCACCTCGCGTTCTTCGTGTTAGTATATAAGGAATAAATCCTCCTTTGATTCTCtttctttttgttgttaatttgtgttagttattttgttttagttaacattttttttttacaaaacgttTGTCGTATACTATGTCATATTATTAGAATACTTTTAATTCTACTGTAAAGTTGGTTAACGTTCGTCGTTGCATAAGATCAGTCTCATATTTACTTTGATCTTTCTTCTGATAATGTTTGATTGATAAGTCTGTAAAGACATGGACATGTTGTACTTTAACACCACTGTCATAGGTTAGGGAGAGAATAAGGTTACCGCTAACATGattaacaccgccacattctgtatgaatGTGGCTGTGTCAATTCAAGAGCCTGTAAtgcggtggttgtcgtttgttgcctCGCTACGTGTTAGTTTTCGGTTCATTTttctgtacataaattaggccgttagttttctcgtttgaattgtttaacatgtgGCATTtctgggctttttatagctgtCTTTGCGGtttgagttttgctcattgttaaaggtcatacGGTGCccttaagttgttaatttctgtgtcatttttggtattttgtgaagatttgtctcattggttatcccacaacatctttttttataatgaacaCAAATTGCCCTGAAATTTAAGTATTTCAACTTAATACCTTTACATTATCACAGTTTTATATTTTCACACTTTATCAATGTATTACTGGTTTATAATATTTTATGGTAATGTCCATCCTATACCAATTTATCATAAAACTAAAAAAAGGTGAGCATGGAAATTAAAGAAAGAACGATGGCAgtgtttaaatgaaataaataactgAAACGTTAAACGCATGTAATTGCCCTTTTTGCGATTCATacgttgtaaaaaaaaagattattgtgTGTCCCAAATCATGTCCTCGAGCTGAAGGTTTcttaacaataataaaatattccACAAGTCAATAGCATATGCCGATAATCTTTTAACGATGGTAATCGAAGAAGTTTACATTTTTGACCCTCGAATTCAAAAGTGAAAATGCATTATGCATTAATCTAGTAACATCCTTCAGATGTTTATTAGAAATTGGTCTTTCATATCACTTTtcacttatattttattttgaattataaaaattgcTAAAATGGTCTAGTATTCAGAatatgtgaaaagtaaaatcacaaaaatactgaaatcaattcggaaagtccataatcacatggcaaaatcaaataacaaaacgcatcaaaaacgaatggacaagaactgtcatattcctgacttggtacaggcattttcaaatgtagaaaatggttgattaaacctggttttatagcgctaaccctctcactttgatgacagtctcatcaatttccgttatatttacatcgatgcgttaactaaacagacacaataaataaaatagtcagaatatgggtacatcagtcatcatcgtataacaattttaaagggaacaatttaacagaaaacaaaaacatctatctacaagcacattcattgatttgtgtgtctgacgtcagaacattttatacgtcacatagatttatCGTTcgatgtgcatacaaacaattttctATGAAGTAATTACTATagaagagggacagtcaaactcataaatcgaaaataaactgataactcctggctaaaaatgaaagaagacaaacagacgaacaatagaacacatgacagaacaaagaaaactaaagcataagcaacacgaaccccaccaaaaactaggggtggtctcaagtgctcaggaagggtaagcagatataGAAGCTgcgtataaaaaaaatcctttaaaatatatggcacatgttccttttgatatgatctttctaacttAAATGCCAAATAAGATTTTTGAACCCAAATATACAGTCcactggacatagaaaatgatagtgtgagtggggcatccgtgtactatcgacacattcttgtttagccATAGTTCGAGTTGCATTTGAAAAATTTAAGCCAATTCAAACCCagaaaaacaccaattttaagACAACATAATAATTAAGAGACGGAAAAACTATAAAATTgtattataaaatatacaatgCAACTCATATATGAAGCTCTATATGGCCATTActgaatgagcaaataaaaatagaaatgcaGAATAGTGAATTAAGCACAATATTAGTTTACTGCCATCATATATAGGTGATTGTTATTACGAAATGATCGTAAAAGAATAAGTAACGATGCACATGCATTGCGATCTGATTGTAAAGTGTAGGTATGAGATAATTTATCAAACTTTAATAATGTCAAAATGACTCGACATATGATCAATTTCTGAGAGATTTAAAGTTGAAAAATACTTGAAAGGACCCACTTTTAATGAAATAGAAAGTGTTAGCAagcatattttattttgtctttttcattatttgtttggcAAAATTACTTTTCTAATGAAc contains:
- the LOC139489866 gene encoding heat shock 70 kDa protein 12A-like, which produces MVYEPEAASIYARLLPVDKLVGENGTVILKAFDPGRKFIVVDAGGGTVDISAQQVLENGELKIIHRECGGPWGGECINKQFVNMLKELFGKEVMNQFKSNNGDDFLQLLRDFEVKKKMFKVEDEESLTIRMALSLIELFLDIEHLDVPTAIARSRFNENLRLKRDKLYIAGSLVETFFTETIQMIIDEVLSILKHERCSDVSAIMLAGGFSEADILQNAIKKQFQSLEVFIPTDGALAVLKGAVIYGHNPSIVSMRVCYHTYGIHVEKEFDSSIHDPKKKINHDGIMRCANIFEVLFEMDQEVHIGQTRSKDLRETFYSEDRQQMRYDPIIYPFVISTNKHPFYTTDDGCMEHGSIIVSPPNGMWPKIVNSKILLKIGGTELVGTCVDKETMKETSVRFEFLPSIHKNPERKRLFDPFYLDI